In the Calypte anna isolate BGI_N300 unplaced genomic scaffold, bCalAnn1_v1.p scaffold_26_arrow_ctg1, whole genome shotgun sequence genome, agtccaacccttgacccaccggagcagttgctagaccatggcactgagtgccacattaaatgtctccagggacggagaatctcccacctcaccgggcagtccattccatagcctgatcaccctctccgtgaagaaattctttctaatctccaacctaaacctcccctggcacaacttaagactgtgtcctcttgtcttgttgaaggtcgtctgtgaaaagagtccagttcccacctggctccaacctcctttcagggagttgtagacagcaatgaggtctcccctgagcctcctcttctcctggctgaacagccccagctccctcagcctctcctcatagggcctgtgctcgagtcccttcaccagcctggttgcctcctttggacctgttccaggacctcaatctccttcctgagctgagaggcccagaactggacacaggactcaagctgtggcctcctccccaggggcagaatcccttccctggacctcttggccacgctcttcctcatccaggatgcccttgggattcttggccacactgctggctcatggtcaccttccaggtccctttctgccactctggagctccccatggggttgttgtggccaaaattcaggacctggcacttggaatgttgaacctggctccaacctcctttcagggagttggagtgagtgatgaggtctcccctgagcctcctcttctccagcctcaacacccccagctctctcagcctctcctcatagggcctgtgctcgagtcccttcaccagcctggttgccacctttggacctgttccaggatgaccatgagccagcaatgtgcccttgtggccaagaaggccaatggcatcctggggtgcattagaaagggtgtggttagtaggtcaagagaggttctcctccccctctattctgcattggtgaggccgcacctggagtattgtgtccagttctgggcccctcaattcaggaaggacagggaagtgcttgaaagagtccagcgcagagctactaagatgatgaagggagtggaacatctcccttctgaggaaaggctgagggagctgggtctctttagtctggagaaaaggagactgaggggtgacctcatcaatgtgttcaaatatgtaaggggtgagtgtcagggagatggagttaggctcttctcagtggtccaggcatatcaaggacatgggggtcatcaagagcagccagcatggttttatcaagggtaaatcatgtctgactaacctcatagccttctatgaggaaatgactaggtggatagatgatggaagagcagtagatgtggtttatcttgatttcagtaaagcatttgacaccgtctctcacagcatccttgtagataagttgatcaagtatgggtttggtgatcaggtagtgaggtggatcaggaactggttgaaaggaaggagtcagagagtcgtagtcaatggggcagaatctggttggaggtgtgtgaccagtggagtccctcaggggtcggtactgggaccggtgttgttcaatatcttcatcaacgacttggatgagggtatagaatgtaccctcagcaagtttgctgatgacactaagctgggaggagtggctgacacaccggaaggccgtgctgccattcagagagacttagacaggctggagagttgggcagagagaaacatgatgaagttcaacaaggggaagtgtagagttttgcatctggggaagaacaacacgatggcccagtataggttgggggctgacctgctggagagcagtggaggtgaaagagacctgggggtcctggtagacaagaggatgaccatgagccagcaatgtgcccttgtggccaagaaggccaatggcatcctggggtgcattagaaagggggtggttagtaggtcaagagaggttctcctccccctctattctgcattggtgaggccacacctggagtattgtgtccagttctgggcccctcagttcaagaaggacagggaaggacAACCCCACCCTAtgagaagcttaaaaaaaaataaaaaaaaaggaattttggggctattttagggtttttgaggtggttttggggtttttgcaCAGCAACTTTTATTTCCCCactgagcagagggagggaacaGCAGCACGAGGGGttggaaggaggggggggacaaGGACACACACGAGGGTCTCAACCCAgagcccacccccccccaaacctaTCCCCAATTTTGGGGTCAAATCACCAATTCTGAGCAGTTTCAACTTGGTGACATCCCTAAAACGttgaggttttgggggtttttaggGGGGGGGAtgtccaaaaataaaaatatccatctcctccccccccctaatatttaattttaatttctttttaacttgaCACCCCAGGTGCTGAACTTTAAGGTGGGGGAAGCCATGAGGGGaaatttttggggggttttttgctcttttagggaaaataaaaagggctcagcagaaaaaaatcaattttggAGGTGAAAAAGGGACAATAAGGAGTTTGGGgtcatctgaaagaaaaaaagtgtggaaaaaaggggagggttaaggaatatttttcccCCCTAGGGTTGGTTGAGACCCCAAAGGGAAGTTTTGAGGGTTAAAACCCTCAATTTTTGTGAAattcaagcaaaaaaataacCTCTGAACTTTGAAGGTGCAAAAGGGACAATGAGGAGGAGTTTGGGGGCTTGAAGGGGAAAATGGGGGAGTTTGGGGTCTTCTGAAAGAAGGTGGAGAATAAAGGGGGGGAATTACTGAGGTTGGTGGAGACCCCAGAGGAAAGATTTGAGGGCAAAATCCTCCaatttgaggagaaaaaatggaaaaaaagagaaaactgaggagTTTTGGGGCCTTCGAGGTGAAAATGGGGGAGTTTGGGGTCTTCTGAAAGAAGGTGGAGGAATTACTGAGGTTGGTGGAGACCCCAGAGGAAAGATTTGAGGGGAAAATTCTCCAATTTGAggataaaaatctgaaaaagagaaaactgaggagTTTTGGGGTCttccagaaaaatctgaaaaagagaaaactgaagagttTTGGGGCCTTCAACTTTCAAGGTGAAAAAGGGGGAGTTTGGGGTCCTCTGAAAGAAGGTGGAGGAATTACTGAGGTTGGTGGAGACCCCAGAGGAAAGATTTGAGGGCAAAATTCTCCAATTTgagcagaaaaatctgaaaaagagaaaactgaggagTTTTGGGGCCTTCAAGGTGAAAATGGGGGAGTTTGGGGTCCTCTGAAAGAAGGTGGAGAaaaactggggagggaattATTGAGGTTGGTGGAAACCCCAAAGTTTTGAGGGTCAAAGCCTCcaattcaagaagaaaaatctgaaaaagagaaaactgaagagttTTGGGGTCTTCAACCTTGCCGGTGGAGACTTCGGGGCCCTCAAAGCGAGGGGTGGGGGTGACCtttgtggggagggggagaagttGGGGGCCATGTTGGGGGTGTCAGttgcagagggagagggaggagccCACGTAGAAGAGccaaaagaaggggaaaatctTCTCGGTGAAGGCGGCGGTGAAGGTGAAGATGGGCGCCATGTTGTCGGCGTTGTAGAAGGCCACCCAACCCCCCTCGTAGTCCAGGTAGACCCCGATCTTCCTGGGCCTCTcgcagagggacagaggggtCTCGGGGGAGGTGAACGCCTGATACTGATCCcagtttttccctttccagttcAACCCCACCGCCCAGATCCCCTCCTCGGGGGCGAAATcgattttctccttcctgcgCACCGACTCGCGGGCGGCGCCCAGCACCCAACTCTCCCCATCCCCCACCTCCACCTCCCAGTAATGGCGCCCGGCCAGGAAACCCTCGGCCGCCaagacacagaaggaaaaatcaaatcTCTTGGGGTTtggaggcagctcctggggagcgCTCCGGAGGCGGACGCTCCTTTTGTCTTCTGACAGCACCAGGTAAGGGTTGGCGGTGTCGGGATCCAAGGAGAGATCacctggaggggagggagagggaaactgaggaaaattCCACCTCAAAACCCAACCTGGGTGATGATGATTCCTCCATTTTCACCTCAaaacccaaccaggatgatgaTTCCCACCCCTTTTAcctcaaaacccaaccaaaatgATGATGATTCCTCCATTTTCACCTCAAAGCCCAACCACAATGATGATTCCCCCCATCTCCACCTCAAAACCCAACCTGGATGATGATTCCCACCACTTTTACCTCAAAACCCAACCACGATGATGATTCCTGCCACTTTTACCTCAAAACCCAACCTGGATGATGATTCCTCCATTTTCACCTCAAAGCCCAACCACGATGATGATGATTCCCCCATCTCCACCTCAAAACCCAACCTGGATGATGATGATTCCTCCATCTCCACCTCAAAACCCAACCTGGATGATGATGATTCCTCCATATTCACCTCAAAAACCCAACCAAGATGATGATGATTCCTCCATTTTCACCTCACAAACCCAACCTGGATCATGATGATTCCTCCATTTTCACCTCAAAACCCAACCTGGATGATGATGATTCCTCCATATTCACCTCAAAAACCCAACCAAGATGATGATGATTCCTCCATTTTCACCTCACAAACCCAACCTGGATCATGATGATTCCTCCATTTTCACCTCAAAGCCCAACCACGATGATGATTCCCCCCATCTCCACCTCAAAACCCAACCTGGATGATGATTCCCCACATTTTCACCTCAAAACCCAACCTGCATGATGATGATTCCCTCCATCTCCACCTCAAAACCCAACCTGGATCATGATTCCTGCCACTTCTACCTCAAAACCCAACCTGGATGATGATGATTCCTCCATTTTCACCTCAAAACCCAACCAGAATGATGATGATTCCTCCATTTTCACCTCATAACCCAACCTGGATGATGATTCCTCCATTTTCACCTCAAAACCCAACCTGGATGATGATGATTCCCCCATCTCCACCTCAAAACCCAACCTGGATGATGATTCCTCCATTTTCACCTCAAAACCCAACCTGGATGATGATGATTCCTCCATTTTCACCTCACAAACCCAACCTGGATCATGATTCCTCCATTTTCACCTCAAAACCCAACCTGGATGATGATGATTCCCCCATCTCCACCTCAAAACCCAACCTGGATGATGATGATTCCTCCATTTTCACCTCATaacccaaccaggatgatgaTTCCTGCCACTTTTACCTCAAAACCCAACCTGGATGATGATGATTCCCCCCCATCTCCACCTCAAAGTCCAACCACGATGATGATTCCTCCATTTTCACCTCAAAACTCAACCTGGATGATGATGATTCCTCCATTTTCACCTCAAAGCCCAACCACGATGATGATTCCTCCATTTTCACCTCAAAACCCAACCAGAATGATGATTCCCACCACTTTTACCTCAAAACCCAACCTGGATGATGATGATTCCCCCCATCTCCACCTCAAAGTCCAACCACGATGATGATTCCTCCATTTTAACCTCAAAAACCCAACCTGGATGATGATTCCCGCCACTTTTACCTCAAACCCAACCTGGATTGATTGATGATTCCTCCATTTTCACCTCAAAAACCCAACCTGGATGATGATCCCGCCACTTTTACCTCAAACCCCAACCTGGATGATGATGATTCCCCCATCTCCACCTCAAAACCCAACCTGGATGATGATGATTCCTCCATTTTCACCTCAAAGCCCAACCACGATGATGATTCCCACCACTTTTACCTCAaaacccaaccaggatgatgaTTCCTCCATTTTCACCTCAAAACCCAACCTGGATGATGATGATTCCTCCATTTTCACCTCAAAGCCCAACCACGATGATGATTCCTGCCACTTTTACCTCAAAACCCAACCTGGATGATGATGATTCCCCCCATCTCCACCTCAAAACCCAACCTGGATGATGATTCCTCCATTTTCACCTCAAAACCCAACCTGGATGATGATGATTCCTCCATTTTCACCTCAAACCCCAACCTGGATGATGATGATTCCCCCATCTCCACCTCAAAACCCAACCAGGATCATGATTTCCCAATTTTCtgggtaaaaataaaaattctccaCCAAAAccttaggaaaatgaaaatccCTCCTCACCTGTGTCGTTCTCCAGCTCAAACCGGAGGTtctctgagggaaaaaaaggagattttaggTCCTTTTACACTCTGGACTCTTCCTCCAGCAacaccaaaaccccacagaggAAATCCAAGgaaaatttgctgctttttgagCAAAttgagctttttcttctccagaagcAGGTACTCAAACATAAAGAGTTGTCCccaaaggagaaataaaaagcacagcttaaaaaaaaaaatttaaaaatcacctttaaGTTGAATTTTAGGGGTTAAATAGAATTTTATCATCTTAGGTtgaattttgcctttttgaTCATTTTCAGTTGAATTTGATCATCTTTGGAGTTGCACTTAACCATCTCTTAAGTTGAATTTTGCCCTTTCAGTTGAACTTGATCATCTTTAAGTTGAATTTGAGCATTTTAAGTTGAACTGGATCCCCTTCAGGTCAAACTTGACTTTCAAAGTTGAATTTACCTTTTCAGGGGAATTTTAACCTGAATTAAATGTAAGGGTGAAGGAAGCAGCCCCGTTTATTTCCAGTCTCACCCTTGAACTCCAGCAGaacttctttcagcactgcactctTCTGAGAGAAGCTCTGAGTTTCTTCTCCAGTTCTGTGAAGCCAACCTCAGGCTTGCAGAACATCCAGCTCTCAAAAActaagagggaggaaaaaaaaggaaattttagggtctttttctgggaaaaaaacccccacataaAAATCTCCAAACTTTAGAGGTTTTGGTGTGGGATGattcttaaataatttaattttaagagcTCTGCTTCACTCACCTACTTCCAGCTGGGACAACACCCTGGggagagaatgagaaaaagaagaaattattcaataaaaatctcctttttacCTCAGAACCTCCAAAATCCTCCCTGAAAGTGGCCCCATGGCTGAGGGGatcagctctcagcagctgttTGCAGAGTTGGAATGACAGAAATGGCAAATTAATTTAGATTATTggtttaaaatgctttttcttccttttttgcatggatggggaaaaagaaacacgCTGCTTTTTAAGGAAATTCACTAAAAATGATGATTGTCCCCAAGATTCCAAACCCAGGAAGGTTCAGGGCTTGCAGTGACAATCAAGTgaccccaaaccaaaaatgtctttcttaaGTTTTGGGTGTCAAGGACTGAAAAGGCTGATTTTCAGCCCAAAATTCAAGTTCCCGCCAAAAATTAACCCcgtggagaaaaaaaagaaaaaaaatatcaatccccttgaaaaaacaaatcaaatcctctaaaaaaaccccaaaataaccccCTGAaacaaatccaacccttgatggGGTGGAAGTTGATGGAGCCTGCTTGCTCCTCAGCACCCCAAAAGTCCCCCAAAAatgggttttttctccccaaactgAAGCTGTGGGTGGGTGTGGGAGGCCTCACCTGCCCAGCTTTGGTTCCCtgtccctttttctcctccctgctggaCTCAGCAGCTTGTCCAGGTGGGCGATCTCCTCGCTGAGGTGGGAACAACACTCTCATCCCTCCTCCTGAGGATGTCCCGGTCCAGCTCTTCCAGAAcgggagagcaggagctgctccttctCTTCCAGGAATCCCCGGAGTTCCTTGCACTCGAGCCACGATTTTCTGCCTTTCcacttctgtttgtttctggaaaggaaatgaGATGGATCTTGGTGGTTCACCAaaaggttttgggggttttttggggttttttttttggggggggggatgaggaactcaccagcagctcctggctctgccgCTCCTTCTCCGCTTTGGCTTCTTCCCGGCTTTTCCTCAGGGAGCTCAGGTGTTCCTGAGGAACCTCCTGGAAAAGGAAGGGTGGAGGGAAGCTGGTTAGTTGGGatccaaaaaaacctaaaagatTTGGGGAGAATTCCCACTGGTTTTGGTCAGAGTTTCACCAAACGGGGGTTTTTGAGGTGCTGGAAGACACCACAACCCCCACAAGCTGAGAGGAGGTTCCCTCACACACCTCGTGTCCTCCCTGCTCTCTTTCAACTTCAGGAATGccaaaaaaaggtcaaaaagtTCCCCAACCAGCCCAAAAtatcccaaaaaaaaaaaaaaaaaaagggcaggaaGAAAATCAAGACGCCCCCAAATCTGCCTGAAACGGCCTCAAAATGGAGGGTCTGGTCACGTCCAGGTTGTTCAATAAACCCcactttttttaaactactttttttagaagcaaacaactttttaaagaagcacctgcaggatgggcaagggatcagacccagccagcacgggtttaggaagggcagatcctgcctgaccaacctgatctccttttatgatcaggagacccgtctggtggatgaggggaaggctgtggatgtggtttatctggatttcagcaaagcctttgacaccgtcccccacagcatcctcctgaaaaagctgtcagcccacagcttggacaggagcaccctgtgctgggttaggaactggctggaacgggcccagagagtggtctgaacggggctgcctcaaaatggcggctgtggtgtcccccagggatcagtgttgggctcagtgctgttcaatatcttcattaatgatttagatgaggggattgagtccatcatcagcaaattcacagatgacaccaagatgggggggagtgtggatcagctggaaggcaggagggctctgcagagggacctggacagactggagagttgggatgatcccaatgggatgaggttcaacattccaagtgccgggtcctgcactttggccacaacaaccccatggggagctccaggctgggcacagagtggcagaaagggacctgggagtctggattgacaggaaggtgaccatgagccagcagtgtgcccaggtggccaagaaggccaatggcatcctgggctggctcaggaacagcgtggccagcagtccagggaagggattctgcccctgtgctcagccctggtgaggccacagcttgagtcctgtgtccagttctgggcccctcagtttaagaaggatatcaaggtcctggaacaggtccaaaggagggcaaccaggctggtgaagggactcgagcacagaccctatgaggagaggctgagagagctggggctgttcagcctgaagaagaggaggctcaggggagacctcattgctgtctacaactccctgaaaggaggttggtgagttgggatgatcccaatgggatgaggttcaacattccaagtgccgggtcctgcactttggccacaacaaccccatggggagctccaggctgggcacagagtggcagaaagggacctgggagtctggattgccaggaagctgaagaggagccagcagtgtgcccaggtggccaagaaggccaatggcatcctgggctggctcaggaacagcgtggccagcaggtccagggaagggattctgcccctgtgctcagccctggtgaggccacagcttgagtcctgtgtccagttctgggcccctcagtttaagaaggatgtagaggtgctggaacaggtccaaaggagggcaaccaggctggtgaagggactcgagcacagaccctgtgaggagaggctgagagagctgggggtgttcagcctgaagaagaggaggctcaggggagacctcattgctgtctacaactccctgaaaggaggctgtagccaggtgggaactggactcttttcacagacgaccttcaacaagacaagaggacacagtcttaagttgtgccaggggaggtttaggttagatattagaacctcttcacggagagggtgatcaggcattggaatggactgcccggtgaggtggca is a window encoding:
- the LOC115600327 gene encoding LOW QUALITY PROTEIN: E3 ubiquitin-protein ligase TRIM7-like (The sequence of the model RefSeq protein was modified relative to this genomic sequence to represent the inferred CDS: inserted 3 bases in 3 codons; deleted 6 bases in 5 codons) gives rise to the protein MEAPPAPPTVPPAPCSVARSLQDELTCPVCLEYFNDPVLVAECGHNFCRACVTQCWEDSGSSPLLPSVREPVPXRLFRPNRSLGNIVHIVRQLGLPPGPADPPPGPPAPAPPLPAASPPVXPGPPRCPRHGEPLRLYCVQDRRAVCVVCHLSREHRNHTVLPAEEAAHAAEEVPQEHLSSLRKSREEAKAEKERQSQELLKQTEVERQKIVAECKELRGFLEEKEQLLLSRLEELDRDILRRRDESVSHLSEEIAHLDKLLSQQGGEKGTGNQSWAVFESWMFCKPEVGFTELEKKLXSFSQKSAVLKEVLLEFKENLRFELENDTGDLSLDPDTANPYLVLSEDKRSVRLRSAPQELPPNPKRFDFSFCVLAAEGFLAGRHYWEVEVGDGESWVLGAARESVRRKEKIDFAPEEGIWAVGLNWKGKNWDQYQAFTSPETPLSLCERPRKIGVYLDYEGGWVAFYNADNMAPIFTFTAAFTEKIFPFFWLFYVGSSLSLCN